Genomic window (Caldinitratiruptor microaerophilus):
AGGAGGCGGCGCAGGGCGATGGACCAGAGGCTCTCCCCGCGCCCGGCGACGGGTGCGTACGGGGGCGCAGTCAGCGGCTCGGGTGCGGCGCTCACCGGGCGACACCTCCTCTTCGTCGGGTCGGATCAGTCGTAGCGGATGCGGGGATCGACGAGCGCGTAGCCGATGTCCGTCAGGAGCGCCCCGAGCAGAGTGAGCACGGCGAAGATCAGGTTGACGGCCATGAGGACGGGGTAGTCGCGCCGCAGGAGCGCCTCGAAGCTCAGGCGCCCCATGCCGGGCCACGAGAAGATCGACTCCGTGATGATGGCGCCTCCGACCAGGGCCGGCAGTTCCAGGCCGAAGATCGTCACCACCGGGATGAGGGCGTTGCGCAGGGCGTGCCGGTAGACCACCACGCGCTCCCCCAGCCCCTTGGCCCGGGCGACCCGCACGTACTCCTGCCCGAGGACCTCGAGCAGGCTGGACCGCACGTACCGCATGAGGCCGGCCACGGAGACGAGGCCCAGCACCAACGCCGGCAGGACCAGGTGGTGGGCCACGTCCAGGAGGCCCTCCAGGCCCACCGGCTCCCGGCCCGGCGTCACCATCCCGCCCGACGGGAACCAGCCGAGCTGGAGGGCGAACACCCGGATCACCACGAGGCCGAAGAAGAAGCTCGGCACGGCCAGGCCGCCAAAGGCGAAGAGGGTGGCGAGGCGGTCCACGCGGGTGCCCCGCCGGGTTGCCGCCAGCACCCCGGCGGGGATGCCGAACGCGAACACGACGATCTCCGTGGCCAGGCCCAGCAGGAGGCTTGCCGGCAGGCGCTCTCCCACGACCTCCGCCACAGGGCGCTTGTACATGTACGAGTAGCCCAGGTTGCCCCGGAGCAGTTCGCCGAGCCAGCGGACGTACTGGACCGCCAGCGGCTCGCCCAGGCCGAGGCGCTGGCGGGCTGCCTCGAGCTGGGCGGGGTCGATGCGCGGGTCGACCATGGCGCTCATCGGGTCGCCGGGCGCCAGGTGGATCATCAGGAAGACCACCACCGTGATGCCGAGCAGGACCGGCACGGCCTGGAGGAGGCGGCGGATCACGTAGCGTGCCACTCAGGAGGCCCTCCCCTCCCGTCCCGGCGGGCAGCCCGGTCCCCGCCACCCCGCGCGCCCGGCGGTCGGGGCGGAGACCGGGCTGCCGGGCCGCTAGCGGGCCTGCTGGGCCTTCGGGATCCACAGCTCGTGGATGTTCCAGAAGGGCCCCCGGATGTCCGGCTTCAGGCCCTGCACGCGGGCCGAGACGGCGTGGATGTCGTTCGGCGAGTAGAGGAAGACGTACGGCAGCTCGTCGTTCACCAGGCGCGCCCACTGGGCGTAGATGGGCTTGCGGTCCTCGGGCCGCAGCCGGCGGACGCCCTCCCGGATGAGCGGGGCGTTCTGCGGGTGGTCCCAGCCGGTCACCTGGGCCCACTTGTTGTCCGGCGTGACCAGGAAGATCCCGGCCGGGTCCGGGTCCGGCGGCACGGCCCAGGCCATGAGCCAGAGGTCCATGTTGTGCTTGTCGAAGACCTCACTCGCCAGCGTGGAGAACTCGAGCATCTCGAGGTTGACCTTGATGCCGACCTGACGGAGGTTGTCCTGGATCAGAGCGGCGGACTGCTCCCGGACCCGGTCGCCGCTGGGGTAGCGGAGGCTGACCTCGAACCGGCGCCCGTCCTTGCTGACGAAACCCTCCGCGTCCTTGGGGCCAAAGCCGGCCTGGCGCAGGTACTCCTCCGCCCGCCTCGGATCGTAGGGGTACGGGTCGAGGGCGGCCGGGTCGTAGGCCCAGGAGGTCGGGAGGATCGGGCTGTTCACCACCGTGCCGTGGCCGCCGAGCAGCCGGTCCACGATCGCCTGCCGGTTGATGGCGTGGGCCAGCGCCTTGCGAACCCGCTTGTCCGACAGGAAGGGCCGCCGGACGTTGACCCCCATGAACTGGTAGGAGAAGCTGGGGAACTCGTACAGGCGGACGTGCGGCATCTTCTGCAGCACGGGGACGTCCGCCGCCCGGACCGGGGCGTAGTCCAGCTCGCCGGCCTGGAGCTGGCCCACGGCCACGTCCTGGTTCACGATGCGGTAGATGATCCGCTCGATGTGCGGCCGGCCCAGGTAGTAGCCGTCCCACCGCGCCAGCTCGACGAACTGGTCGGGCCGGTACTGCACGAACCGGTAGGGCCCCGTCCCGACGGGCGAGCGGGTGGCCGGATGGTCCGCGAGCCGGGCGATGTCCGCCCCCCGGAAGACGTGCTCGGGCACGATCGGGAAGGAAAGCCGCTCCAGGATCGGCGCGTACGGCTCGACCAGGGTGAAGCGCACCGTGTGGTCGTCCAGGACCTGGATGCCGCTCACGTCCGCGGCCCGGCCCTCCTTGTACTCCCGGGCGCCGGCGATCACCAGGTAGTCGGACGCCCGGACGCCGGGGTAGCGCGGGTCCAGGATCGCCTTGAAGGTGAAGGCCACGTCCCGGGCCGTGAAGGGCTGGCCGTCGTGCCACCGGACGTCCCGGCGCAGGTAGAAGGTCACCGACCGGTTGTCCGGCGACACCTCGAAGCGCTCGGCCAGGTCCGGCTCCAGCCCCAGCTTCTCGTCGAGCTTCAGCAGGCCGTTGAAGACGAACCCGATGACGCTGCCGTCGTAGGCGTCCTCGTAGAGGAGCGGGTTGAACACCCCGCGGGGGGCCGAGAACATGCTGAGGTACAGCGTTCCGCCGTCCTCGGGGACGGCCGGCGCCGTGGGCACGCCGGGAGCAGGCCTCGGGCGCCGGGGGCAACCCGCCAGGGTCAGGCCGAGTGCCAGGACCACAGCCGCGATGAGCCACCTCTGCCGCACGGGAAACCCTCCTGCCACGTACTGGCGATAGGGTTCCCGACCAGAGCCGCCGCCCATCGCACGGCAGGCCCCGCTTTGCCAGGTGGGGAACAGAATTCGACGCGTTATGTCATCTGCCTGCTGGCACCGGCCCGAAAATTTGTGCCGGCAGCGGAAGGCTATGCCACCGGATCCCCACCCGATCCCGCCCCGGCCGCGCGGGCATACTGAGAAAACTGGGGGCGGAGGCGGGCCGGTGACGAAGTGGGCGCTACGGGCATTCGGGCTCACCAAGCAGCATGCCGGACGGCCGGTCCTTCGGGGCGTCAATCTTTCGCTGGCGGCCGGCGAGGTGCTGGCGATCACGGGCGCGCCGGGGGCGGGCAAGTCGCTCCTCCTGAGCGTGCTCGCGACTGCGACCCGGGCAGACGCCGGTTCCTTCTACGTCGACGGATGGCCCGTCCTCGCCTGGCCCGGGCACCGGCCCCGGTTGCGGGAGGTCCGCCGCCGGATCGGCTACCTGCCGGAACGGACCGGGCACCTGCCGGGGCTGACCGGGTGGGAGAGCGGGCTGCTGTTCGCCCGCCTCTTCGGACTCGACCCCGGCGCGGCCCGCCGGCGGCTGGGGGACCTCTTCGAGCGCCTGGACCTCCTGGGCGTCGCCGGGCAGCCCGTGGCCACCTACTCCCTCTCGGAGCGGCGCCGCCTCGCGCTCGCCGAGGCCCTCCTGCACCAGCCCTCGCTCCTGCTTCTGGACCGCCCCGATGACGGCCACGCCGCGTCAGTACGGGCGCACATCGCCGACGTCCTGCAGGCCGAAGCCCGCCGCGGCCGCGCGATCCTGCTGGCGCTGCGGGACGGCGACGCGGCACCCGAACTGGCCCTGCTGGGTCGCCGGGCGGTGCTCGCGGGCGGTCTCCTGTCCTGAGACTTCGTGCGGTTCGTGGGGGGATGCGGATGCACCCGGTCGCACGGTGGCAGTGGCGTGAGCTGGCCTCCGAGTGGCGACCCCTGTCCCTCTTCGCCGGGGCGGCCGCGCTGGTCGCGGCGATCTGGCCGCCGGCGATGTCCCTGCGCGTCCTGCTCCTGCTGGCCATCGCCTGGGCGCTCGGCAGCTCGGCGCGCTACATCTCCGGCGTCCTGGAGAGCGGTACCCTGTCCCGCCTGTCCCTCAGCCCCCGGGGACCTCGCCCCGTCCTGCTGGCGACCCTCCTCGTCCGCGCCGGAGCCCTCGCCGCGCTCCTGCTGCCGGCCGTCGCCGTCCTCTGGGCCCTCGCCCGTTCGGGCGCGGCAGGGCCGGCCGTGCCGGCGGCCCTCGCCGCCCTGCGGACGGGCGAGGACGCACTGGCCCTCTGGGGCGCGGTGCTGACCGGCACGGCGGCCGGCGCGGTGGTGGCGCTCACCCTCCGCCGGCAGGCGCACCGCCGCACGGCGGCCGCGGCCGCCACCGCGCTGTTGTGGCTGCTCCTGGCGCCGCCCGGGCCGCCTCCTCTCGCCTTTCCGGGCGCGCCGGCAGGGCCCCAGACGGCCGTGAGCGCCCTCGTGGCCCACGCCCCGACGCTCTACTCGCGCCACGGCACGTGGGCGGTGGCCACGGCCCTCGGGGGGACCCTGTCCGTCGGACTTGCCGCCGCCCTGGCGCCCCGGCTGCTGGCTGACCGCCGGTAGCCGCCTCAGCCCGCCTCCAGGTCGACCCAGAAGTGCTGGTCCAGCCCCCAATCCCGTTCCAGTTCCTCGAGGGCCGCCGGGATCGACGGGAAGTACCGCTCCCAGGCGTCGGCCGTCCCCTGCTCGGTCACCTGCTGGACCCGCAGCCAGCACCCGAGGGAGTCCGGGTCCTCTTCGAGAAAGAAGAGGACGGAGACCGGATCGCCGGCGATCACCGCGGCCAGGCGCACGGCGCTCCACCCCTCCCCCGGTCGTGCGGGTGCCGCCCTACAGCGCCCCCCGGGCCAGGAGCGGCCAGTAGGCGCAGAGGGTCCGCAGCCCGCCGTCGAAGTTTTCCAGGTGGAAGTGCTCGTTCGGGGCGTGGAAGTTCTCCTCCGGCAGGCCGAAGCCCAGGAGCACCACGGGGAGCCCGAGCACGGTAGCGAACGTCTCCGCCACGGGGATCGATCCGCCCATCCGCACCAGCACCGGCTCCACTCCGTATGCCTCCCGCAGGGCCTGTCGCGCCGCCTGCACGGCCGGGTGGTCGTGCGGGGTGAGGACCGCGCGGGCGCCGCCCGGCTCCCGCCGCACCTCCAGGGTGACCCCGGGGGGCAGATGGGTCCGCAGGTGGGCCTCGAGCCGGTCCAGGATCTCCTCCGGCTCCTGGTCGGGCACCAGCCGGCAGGTGATCTTCGCGTGGGCC
Coding sequences:
- a CDS encoding ATP-binding cassette domain-containing protein, with the protein product MTKWALRAFGLTKQHAGRPVLRGVNLSLAAGEVLAITGAPGAGKSLLLSVLATATRADAGSFYVDGWPVLAWPGHRPRLREVRRRIGYLPERTGHLPGLTGWESGLLFARLFGLDPGAARRRLGDLFERLDLLGVAGQPVATYSLSERRRLALAEALLHQPSLLLLDRPDDGHAASVRAHIADVLQAEARRGRAILLALRDGDAAPELALLGRRAVLAGGLLS
- a CDS encoding ABC transporter permease codes for the protein MARYVIRRLLQAVPVLLGITVVVFLMIHLAPGDPMSAMVDPRIDPAQLEAARQRLGLGEPLAVQYVRWLGELLRGNLGYSYMYKRPVAEVVGERLPASLLLGLATEIVVFAFGIPAGVLAATRRGTRVDRLATLFAFGGLAVPSFFFGLVVIRVFALQLGWFPSGGMVTPGREPVGLEGLLDVAHHLVLPALVLGLVSVAGLMRYVRSSLLEVLGQEYVRVARAKGLGERVVVYRHALRNALIPVVTIFGLELPALVGGAIITESIFSWPGMGRLSFEALLRRDYPVLMAVNLIFAVLTLLGALLTDIGYALVDPRIRYD
- a CDS encoding peptide-binding protein; the protein is MRQRWLIAAVVLALGLTLAGCPRRPRPAPGVPTAPAVPEDGGTLYLSMFSAPRGVFNPLLYEDAYDGSVIGFVFNGLLKLDEKLGLEPDLAERFEVSPDNRSVTFYLRRDVRWHDGQPFTARDVAFTFKAILDPRYPGVRASDYLVIAGAREYKEGRAADVSGIQVLDDHTVRFTLVEPYAPILERLSFPIVPEHVFRGADIARLADHPATRSPVGTGPYRFVQYRPDQFVELARWDGYYLGRPHIERIIYRIVNQDVAVGQLQAGELDYAPVRAADVPVLQKMPHVRLYEFPSFSYQFMGVNVRRPFLSDKRVRKALAHAINRQAIVDRLLGGHGTVVNSPILPTSWAYDPAALDPYPYDPRRAEEYLRQAGFGPKDAEGFVSKDGRRFEVSLRYPSGDRVREQSAALIQDNLRQVGIKVNLEMLEFSTLASEVFDKHNMDLWLMAWAVPPDPDPAGIFLVTPDNKWAQVTGWDHPQNAPLIREGVRRLRPEDRKPIYAQWARLVNDELPYVFLYSPNDIHAVSARVQGLKPDIRGPFWNIHELWIPKAQQAR